From the genome of uncultured Bacteroides sp.:
TGAACAAGGATGTTTATGGTTTTATACTTAACAAATGCTTTAGAAGCATACCAGGTACCTTTGTACTTGTTGTCAGTTCCCCATGAATTCTTTACCATATAGTAATCTTTTCCGTTCTGGTCTTTTGCAATGCCGTAGATAAGCATACCGTGATCGTCTGTTGTTTCCCAGTTGTCAAAGCCTTCCTGACGCATTTTCTGAGTAATCTCTTTCTCAGGTCTTGGTTTAGCAGTCAGTTCCTTGTTTTTTTCTTCTTTAGTTAAGCCTGTCCAGCGAGCCATGTCTGATCCGCTTAAATCAGCAGTTTTAATTTCTTCAGGAACTACAGCAATACCGTTGCGGGTAAATCCTGTTTCGCTAACATCGCTTCCCCATGCAACAGTGTATCCGTTGTTTACAGCATTATCAATAACTGCCATAAATTCATCTAAAGGCAAGTTATATGATTCACCATTACGCCAGTTGTCCTGAATCTCAAGAGCAAACTGAGTATAGAATTTGTGATGAGTATATGAAGTAATTGAAACATAGTCGTCAGCATTCAATTCCAGTTCTCTGGCAAATGCTTTGGCATCGTATTTCTTTCCGTTATAATTGAAATATTCAGGACGTGCGCCAAGGTAGTTGCTAACCACAGCATCAAAACCTCTTTTCCATACCGGAGTAAGTTTCTTTAAGGTACTTTTTGCAATAGCATCAAGATATCCTTTCATTACAGCATCCAGTTCGTTGTGAACAGGAAGAGAGTCACCATAATGCAATCCGGTCATGGCTTCCTGTGGCTCTAGTCCATAGTTTTTCAGGCAGTACATTACATCATAAAAGCTACCTCCAGGTCCGAATGAACCTTCACTGTGAAGACGAACATATTTTTCGGCACGGTCTTCCATTGTGTGGTGTACAATATACATTTCAGAAAGGTCATAAGTACCTTTGCCTTTGCGAAGTAATTCCGATTCAAGGAATGCTGCACCCGAGAAGCTCCAACATGTACTTGAACGGTTCTGGTTCTTGATAGATGTTATAGGGTTTTCTTTTACTGTAGTGAAGACAAATCCTTCCTCTTTCTTCGCTTTTTCTTTCGCCGAAATACTAAAACAGAGGGCGGAAAAAAGAACAATACTAATAATCTTTTTCATAAAATCTACTTATATTTATTTATATTTTAGGCAAAGATAAGTAATGGAGAATTAAAAAATATTATATTTGTTAATAATTTCAGATAAATTAAAGACGCGTGAGTAAGATAAAAAGAAATTATATAATTTATTCCATCATGCTGGTGCTTTTCTCCGGTATGATTTATGTGGCATTGAATGAAGGAGAACGATTTGATCATCTTTCATTAGCTAAAATGCCTCAGGCAAATGGAAACAGTGCTTTTCAGATGTTTCAGCGTGTAATGACGGAGAATATTAATAATCCGTTTACTATTCTGTTGCTTCAGATTATCGTTGTGTTATTTACCGTTCGCCTCTTTTCTTATCTCTTTAAATATATTGGTCAGCCTGGAGTAATAGGTGAAATTGTGGCTGGTATTGTACTTGGCCCTTCGTTGCTGGGATATCTGTTTCCCGATTTCTTTGGCTTTTTATTTCGCCCACAGTCGTTGTCTAATCTCCAGACCGTTAGTCAGATTGGATTAATCCTGTTCATGTTTGTTATTGGCATGGAGGTCGATTTCAGAACATTAAAAAATAAGATTAATGAGACCCTGGTTATTAGTCATGCAGGAATATTAGTGCCTTTTTTTCTTGGAATACTCTCTTCATATTGGATTTATGAAAAATACGCTGCGCAGCAAACAGCCTTTCTACCTTTTGCCCTTTTCATAGGTATTTCTATGAGTATAACCGCTTTCCCGGTTCTGGCTCGTATTATTCAGGAACGAAATATGACCAAGACTCCTATTGGAGTTCTTTCCATTGCTTCGGCGGCAAACGACGATGTAACTGCATGGTGCTTGCTGGCTGTTGTTATTGCTATTACAAAAGCCGGAAATTTTGGCAGTGCACTTTTTGCAGTGGGACTTACCGTTATTTATATAGCTGTAATGTTTCTTGTGGTGCGTCCTTTTCTTAAGAAAATTGGCGATTTATATGCAAATAAAGAAGTCATCAATAAAACATTTGTAGGTTTCATCTTTATTATATTGGTTATTTCGGCCACATTAACCGAGATAATCGGTATTCATGCTTTATTCGGAGCTTTCATTGCGGGAGTGGTTATGCCTGCCAATTTTGGATTCCGTAAGGTGATGATGGAGAAAGTGGAAGATGTTTCTTTAGTCTTCTTCCTACCTTTATTTTTTGCTTTTACCGGACTGCGCACACAAGTGGGATTGATTAATAGTCCTGAATTGTTGCAAGTCTGTGGTATGCTTATAGCTGTTGCCATAATCGGTAAATTCGGAGGATGTGCTTTGGCTTCCCGTTTAGTGGGAGAGTCCTGGAAGAATAGTTTAATTGTTGGAACTCTAATGAATACTCGTGGACTAATGGAGCTGGTTGCTCTTAATATTGGTTACGAGATGGGAGTTCTTCCCCCGTCCATCTTTGTGATATTGGTAATAATGGCATTAGTCACTACCTTTATGACTACCCCTGTTCTTGCTCTTGTTGAGAAGGTATTTGCCATAAAGGAGCCGGTGATAAGTCTGACAAAGAAACTTGTTCTCTGTTTTGGCCGTATTGAATCCGGACGTGATTTGCTTACAATATATGAATTATTATTTGGACCAAGATTGCAGCAGAAAGAAGTTATAGCGGCGCATTACACACTTGGCACCGATGTGAATCCCTTGCATGCAAAACAATATGAAGAAGAGAGCTTTAACTTGCTGAATAGTGAAGCAGAAAGAATAAATCTTAAAGTTGATTGCCGCTATAAGGTGACAGATAAGCTGATACAGGATATGGCGCATCTGGTCCAGGCGGAAAAGCCTGATTTATTGCTATTGGGTGCAGGAAGTAATTATATGCTGGAAGGTGGAACTCAGGTGCTTCCTCTTCTTGGCTTATTCAGAAATAAAGTAGACGATATAATTGGGCAGGTGAAATGTGATGTTGCGGTTTTTGTAAACCGAGGTTACCAGCATGGCAATATTGCACTAGTTCTTGGCGGAGCAATTGATTCTTACATGTTATTTTATTTGGAATCGTTACTGATGAATGGAATAAAGGATATTCATTTATATCTGTTTGTTGGCGATGATAAGTTTACAAAAAAAGTGAACGATCTTTTAGAAAGGTATCCTGAACAGGTTGTTTTGCATCCTATCCATGATTTGTCTGAGATTAGCTACAGAAGTGTGGATGGATTATTGATTCTGAGCCATACTGTTTGTGAAAAAATAGCTGAGGATAAGGAAGAATATGAGGCTTTGCCATCGTTATTGGTAATGAGTCCGAAAATCGATACGAAATAAATTGATTTTCTTTCTGTCTTTACTTTGTATAAAAGAGTATATTAGAAATGACAATAGATAATAATACAGGATTAGTTCTTGAAGGTGGCGGTATGCGCGGAGTTTTTACCTGTGGAGTATTGGATTATTTTATGGATCACAATATCCGTTTTCCTTATACCATAGGAGTTTCGGCAGGTGCCTGCAATGGCTTATCGTATATTTCACGTCAACGTGGACGTGCAAAATACAGTAACATTGATTTGCTCGATAAATACCATTATATAGGCTTAAAGCATCTTCTCAAGAAGAAGAATATTATGGACTACGATCTTCTTTTCGGTGAGTTTCCGGAAAGAATCCTTCCTTATGATTACGATGCTTATTTTTCTTCGCCCGATCGCTTTGTGATGGTTACAACCAACTGTGTAACCGGCGAAGCCAACTATTTTGAAGAGAAGAAAGATAAACAGCGGGTATTGGATATTTGTAAAGCATCGAGCAGTTTACCCATTGTCTGCCCCATAGTTTATGTAGATGGTGTTCCGATGCTTGATGGCGGAATAGTTGATTCCATTCCATTGCTTCGTGCTGTGGAAGACGGATATCAGAACAATGTAGTGGTTTTAACACGTAACAGAGGTTATAGAAAAGAAGCAAAAGATCACAAAATACCTTCTATTATTTATCGCAAGTACCCAAATATCCGTGAAGCCTTAAGCCGCCGTTGTGCTGTGTATAATGAACAACTGGAAATGGTAGAGCTAATGGAAGATGAAGGGCAGATTACTGTTATCCGTCCGGAAAAACCAATAGTTGTAGATAGAATTGAAAAAGATGTGATGAAACTCACTGATTTGTATAATGAAGGTTATGCTTGTGCCGGGAAAATAATGCATTCTGTGGCAAATGCTTCTGATAAATTACTTTATCTCTAGAAAAAATAGAAAAAACGAAAATCATCTGCCACCTGCTACTAAATAGGTGCTAAGTTGTTGATAACTAAATGTATAATCTGGTGGAAGATCCAATTTTTACTCATTTATCTTCCACCAGATCTACCACCAATCTGCTACAGCCTGATTTCTACTACAAATAAGTAATTGATATAACCTATTCAAAACCGGTATTAATAAACCGCAGATAAATTACATATTCACTGTTAATTTGCTGAAAACAAGGTGGATATAAACAATGTATTGCCAGCTGGTAAGTTGTTTGCTCCATGAAAATAAGTAAGCCCGCGGCTGCGGGCTTATGGGGCTGCATTCGAGGGCTTATCGGTTTACAGCCGAGGGCCGATGGGTTCACGGCTGCAGGCTTACTTAACTTTCCTTTAAATTCCTCAAACGACTCATCAATTTTTTATCAAAGTCACGTTATCTTTGTTCTGCTTTCAGGATCAGACTATCGAGCGTTTCGCGAAGGCTTAGGTATTCTTCTTCTGACAGATCCAGACAATTAGCCATTTCATGAGGAACCTCTATAGCCTTTTTCTGCAGTTCCGCGCCCACTTTCGTTAGTTTAATGATAACAGTACGTTCGTCTTCTTTGCTCCTCTTACGATGAATATAACCGGTTGCTTCCAGGCGCTTCAATAGTGGAGACAGCGTTCCTGTATCCAGTTTAAGTATTTCGCTGAGTGAATTTACCGGTATTCCGTCTTTTTCCCACAGGGCCATCATAACCAAATATTGCGGATAAGTTAAATCCAGCTCGTTAAGAAACGGGCGGTAATGATTCGTAATAGCACGGTTCAGGCGATATACACGAAAACAAATTTGGTTCTCTAGTTTTAACTCGGGGTAATTCTCTTTCATAATCTCATTATATTTGCCGCAAAATTACAGAAAATATAATTGTGTGCGATTAATTTGCTATACGAAATAGTTCGCTGCCTGCAAAGACAGTGAACTATTCTAATCTTTTTTAATTAAAGCAGGCTCTTAATTTCTGCTTCCACCTTAGTAATATCTTCAGTTGGTTCGAAACGTTTCACCACTTCACCATTGCG
Proteins encoded in this window:
- a CDS encoding patatin family protein; the encoded protein is MTIDNNTGLVLEGGGMRGVFTCGVLDYFMDHNIRFPYTIGVSAGACNGLSYISRQRGRAKYSNIDLLDKYHYIGLKHLLKKKNIMDYDLLFGEFPERILPYDYDAYFSSPDRFVMVTTNCVTGEANYFEEKKDKQRVLDICKASSSLPIVCPIVYVDGVPMLDGGIVDSIPLLRAVEDGYQNNVVVLTRNRGYRKEAKDHKIPSIIYRKYPNIREALSRRCAVYNEQLEMVELMEDEGQITVIRPEKPIVVDRIEKDVMKLTDLYNEGYACAGKIMHSVANASDKLLYL
- a CDS encoding cation:proton antiporter; translated protein: MSKIKRNYIIYSIMLVLFSGMIYVALNEGERFDHLSLAKMPQANGNSAFQMFQRVMTENINNPFTILLLQIIVVLFTVRLFSYLFKYIGQPGVIGEIVAGIVLGPSLLGYLFPDFFGFLFRPQSLSNLQTVSQIGLILFMFVIGMEVDFRTLKNKINETLVISHAGILVPFFLGILSSYWIYEKYAAQQTAFLPFALFIGISMSITAFPVLARIIQERNMTKTPIGVLSIASAANDDVTAWCLLAVVIAITKAGNFGSALFAVGLTVIYIAVMFLVVRPFLKKIGDLYANKEVINKTFVGFIFIILVISATLTEIIGIHALFGAFIAGVVMPANFGFRKVMMEKVEDVSLVFFLPLFFAFTGLRTQVGLINSPELLQVCGMLIAVAIIGKFGGCALASRLVGESWKNSLIVGTLMNTRGLMELVALNIGYEMGVLPPSIFVILVIMALVTTFMTTPVLALVEKVFAIKEPVISLTKKLVLCFGRIESGRDLLTIYELLFGPRLQQKEVIAAHYTLGTDVNPLHAKQYEEESFNLLNSEAERINLKVDCRYKVTDKLIQDMAHLVQAEKPDLLLLGAGSNYMLEGGTQVLPLLGLFRNKVDDIIGQVKCDVAVFVNRGYQHGNIALVLGGAIDSYMLFYLESLLMNGIKDIHLYLFVGDDKFTKKVNDLLERYPEQVVLHPIHDLSEISYRSVDGLLILSHTVCEKIAEDKEEYEALPSLLVMSPKIDTK
- a CDS encoding MarR family transcriptional regulator, translated to MKENYPELKLENQICFRVYRLNRAITNHYRPFLNELDLTYPQYLVMMALWEKDGIPVNSLSEILKLDTGTLSPLLKRLEATGYIHRKRSKEDERTVIIKLTKVGAELQKKAIEVPHEMANCLDLSEEEYLSLRETLDSLILKAEQR
- a CDS encoding C1 family peptidase, with protein sequence MKKIISIVLFSALCFSISAKEKAKKEEGFVFTTVKENPITSIKNQNRSSTCWSFSGAAFLESELLRKGKGTYDLSEMYIVHHTMEDRAEKYVRLHSEGSFGPGGSFYDVMYCLKNYGLEPQEAMTGLHYGDSLPVHNELDAVMKGYLDAIAKSTLKKLTPVWKRGFDAVVSNYLGARPEYFNYNGKKYDAKAFARELELNADDYVSITSYTHHKFYTQFALEIQDNWRNGESYNLPLDEFMAVIDNAVNNGYTVAWGSDVSETGFTRNGIAVVPEEIKTADLSGSDMARWTGLTKEEKNKELTAKPRPEKEITQKMRQEGFDNWETTDDHGMLIYGIAKDQNGKDYYMVKNSWGTDNKYKGTWYASKAFVKYKTINILVHKNALPKEIADKLGIKL